The proteins below are encoded in one region of Drosophila santomea strain STO CAGO 1482 chromosome 2R, Prin_Dsan_1.1, whole genome shotgun sequence:
- the LOC120445993 gene encoding complex I assembly factor ACAD9, mitochondrial yields the protein MRPNLFSGASRLLTYSRNGKLLTRGRSTKATSSSLDSQHQDAATTEGGRSESVEESPEQQQKLPTREPLAKNFFIGVVDKELLAYPEVIPRDEMAQLENSLLPLKNYFGEPRETEETTPETLRQLGLYGLNVSTDFDGKGFGWSASLMASEPDSTDINVTLSLQTHRVVVDLLKEVGTPLQQQRYLQDLATGKLIGTEAIYEISPPEEDYFSTQAELVPETGKWHLNGEKSFVICTPGERQLFLVLAQTQQPSVPGVLGRGTTIFLVDSQQEGVRLGEKHATFGTRKAEIRRVHFDHVKLGEDQVVGLPHDGNRYSEQLVRSSRLRGSLVGVSLAKKLLNELAQYTVSTTQCGVQLQDLELPRIHMSRAMCSVYAMESMLYLSAGLLDEFRAQDVTLESAITKYYTLRQLYAIATQNLGLVGPKSLLVGEATELALRDAAQLCTQGESLDTLGMFIALTGLQHAGQAMNTGVRKSRNPLFNPGHIFAKFLDTNSIDNPKTKMQLSEHVHPSLEAASQCIEQSVARLQMAVELMFTKHGNAVVERQSEMQRLAEVGTLIYAMWASVARASRSYCIGLPLADHELLTATAICSEGRDRVRTLCTEIYGGHFVNNDNTLVRLSKQVAKSKGYFAVHPLTFNF from the exons ATGCGGCCCAATTTGTTTTCCGGCGCCTCGCGGCTCTTGACATACAGCCGGAATGGAAAACTTCTGACTCGGGGAAGGAGCACCAAGGCCACCTCCAGCAGCCTGGACTCCCAGCACCAGGATGCGGCGACCACCGAGGGTGGAAGATCGGAATCCGTGGAGGAGTcgccggagcagcagcaaaaactgCCAACCAGGGAGCCACTGGCCAAGAACTTCTTCATCGGTGTGGTGGACAAGGAGCTGTTGGCCTATCCGGAGGTGATACCACGGGATGAGATGGCCCAGCTGGAGAATTCCCTGCTGCCGCTGAAGAACTACTTTGGGGAGCCAAGGGAAACGGAGGAGACCACCCCGGAGACTCTCCGCCAGCTGGGACTCTATGGACTGAATGTGTCCACAGACTTCGATGGCAAAGGCTTTGGCTGGAGTGCCAGTCTAATGGCCAGTGAGCCGGATTCAACGGATATCAATGTAACCCTGAGCCTACAAACGCATCGCGTGGTCGTCGATCTTCTGAAGGAGGTGGGAACTCCGCTGCAACAGCAGAGGTATCTCCAGGACTTGGCTACTGGCAAACTGATTGGCACCGAGGCTATATATGAGATCTCACCACCCGAGGAGGACTACTTTAGCACCCAAGCAGAGTTGGTGCCAGAAACCGGAAAGTGGCACCTTAATGGCGAAAAATCATTTGTGATCTGCACACCCGGCGAGCGGCAGCTTTTCCTGGTGCTGGCCCAAACCCAACAGCCGAGTGTGCCGGGTGTTTTGGGACGCGGCACCACCATCTTTCTGGTTGATTCCCAGCAGGAAGGTGTGCGCCTGGGCGAAAAGCACGCCACATTCGGTACCCGGAAGGCGGAAATACGGCGTGTGCACTTCGATCACGTAAAATTGGGAGAGGATCAGGTGGTGGGCTTACCCCACGATGGCAACCGGTACTCGGAGCAGCTGGTGCGATCCTCCCGCTTGAGGGGCAGCCTGGTGGGCGTGTCGTTGGCCAAGAAACTGCTAAACGAATTGGCCCAGTACACTGTGAGCACCACTCAGTGTGGAGTCCAACTTCA GGACCTTGAGCTTCCGCGCATCCACATGTCGAGAGCAATGTGCTCCGTCTATGCGATGGAGAGCATGCTCTACTTGAGCGCCGGCTTGCTGGATGAGTTCCGTGCCCAGGATGTGACACTGGAGAGTGCCATAACAAAGTACTACACCCTGCGACAGCTGTACGCCATTGCCACCCAGAACCTGGGACTCGTGGGACCCAAGAGTCTGCTTGTTGGCGAGGCCACAGAGCTGGCACTACGTGATGCAGCGCAGCTGTGCACGCAAGGTGAATCCCTGGACACCTTGGGCATGTTCATTGCCTTGACCGGATTGCAGCATGCGGGG CAAGCCATGAATACGGGCGTGCGCAAGTCCAGAAATCCCCTCTTCAATCCTGGCCACATTTTTGCCAAGTTCCTGGACACCAACAGCATCGACAATCCCAAGACCAAGATGCAGCTATCGGAGCACGTGCATCCATCCCTAGAGGCGGCGTCCCAGTGCATTGAGCAGTCGGTGGCGCGTCTCCAAATGGCTGTGGAGCTGATGTTCACCAAGCACGGCAACGCGGTGGTGGAGCGGCAAAGTGAAATGCAGCGCCTGGCGGAGGTGGGCACCCTTATCTATGCGATGTGGGCCAGTGTGGCGAGGGCCTCCCGATCCTACTGCATTGGACTACCGCTGGCGGATCATGAGCTGCTCACGGCGACAGCGATTTGCTCGGAGGGCAGGGATCGCGTCCGCACCCTTTGCACGGAGATCTATGGCGGCCATTTCGTGAATAACGACAACACCCTGGTGCGACTCTCCAAACAAGTGGCCAAGAGCAAGGGCTACTTCGCCGTGCATCCGCTGACATTTAACTTCTAA
- the LOC120447213 gene encoding uncharacterized protein LOC120447213 — MIPTSVTNSPPPAGLGQNGASASLGSATAAAGGMLSGLGMVGGVSASGSAGTGAQNNYSSVVLGLASLILEGRPIADDEYQQQTVGIVGAGSAAGSGGGRLSPRPSTSRAAINITTNPYGTMGGSENRAGFGSGSTGSPSSSSLTHQRWTQKLCQLRQISPAAQTMSAEPELVSLAINDLNKDHGDYEIVRRVMLNRAGATTGLVSSAGGGTNNSSAASSPGSNSSDNILHSLQSLATTCLRGGPALAPPPLESRPLNLAFHWSSLGGAGGRGVGGLGGLGGAAASTSNTPTPTTTATATASSGASSSASRPKHGPHCDQFLRKMGLAKGEMPSEAEEHICDMSYVNMTCNRWRAYCMKMEAILARREPVCIEVYLGPVSQKLLLEQWIISGKEKVPPPTMTLTSLCSAIRSQLYFSQIVAWCDLLRKCDPSVYDSGRVIFSNCGNNAGDLATSYTTCGGQKRPRLNIFYRIKQHNTNSSTNSGLHQEDGFSAKANVHNFPNVNVSESYSISVSVRSLPRINGGLPHVEPLPPSPAPRSLRPCGGDPASTPTGGGGLHAATPTGLGARTSALTPTTTTTAGGSNCDNVKPGMGQVLDELDGDSSFSHRERQLQKYRKRMQRRDKKRERKATPERESNRQQSEEPMEEGEESQTPSQTPSETQSLALTLQQPRRIAMISTGTQTSLSSCQQCGSEKTLLCLSCTGGAHGGGSNGAANGSANISTNGVSDDGDDSDTTASEMEETSTCSLSSADLIVGTPRNNAELLLQAIQRTPKNRNRKPHPGASNHDAPLGTSCRNADLNGGQNNNILKATPAASGCQVCKRQKTQHNFANGKVHQPTNGKQASNGFASMHKEAEKPHDVQILSTKLTPNIERCSLNPVERCKTPPPGVADHIVVQFKTPLSQVPAKHQPDAMVPLQQQQLGKSSPKPAQLRLNCGSNLLESETPPPITSPQMRKVLPKVNLTTIFCSSAPIAIGCPAFSFDPAALSHAHSQLLAPDVSVTPPVQKSFSAPTLPHAASLSVSPRFSKQALAAHKRRSRHLSDRSDRSSLGSDEQLSDEDLESGLCSPAGGSPLKCRARMAAHFAGRPLLGNLEESLLQRRLMPKIEVMGFKLQLGASGGFCPTQLTIPAVSYFYELHGETLSTPYLCEIRLPRKGYSVPRSGTVQATLLNPMGTVVRMFVIPYDMRDMPPLHRTFIRQRILAEELSQEQDEGHKMPRSPTVTSTTSKLGHFISAEQMKRLRYSIHLRFQTSRSGRLCLHTDIRLLISRRTDCDTAAAHAKGVLEAPNELVTDTMMPAEPRYSARQESAGRI, encoded by the exons ATGATACCGACAAGCGTCACCAACTCGCCGCCACCAGCGGGTTTGGGCCAGAATGGAGCATCTGCCTCCTTGGGCTCGGCTACTGCGGCGGCTGGTGGGATGCTGTCCGGCTTGGGAATGGTAGGGGGGGTCTCTGCAAGTGGGTCGGCAGGAACAGGAGCTCAGAACAACTACAGTTCCGTTGTGCTCGGCCTGGCATCGCTGATACTCGAGGGCAGACCCATTGCAGACGATGAGTACCAGCAGCAGACGGTGGGAATAGTTGGAGCAGGATCAGCAGCTGGATCTGGGGGCGGACGCCTCTCGCCACGACCCTCCACCTCCAGGGCGGCCATCAACATCACAACGAATCCCTATGGTACCATGGGAGGATCGGAAAATAGAGCCGGCTTTGGAAGTGGTTCGACCGGGTCGCCCAGCAGTAGTTCCCTAACCCACCAGCGCTGGACACAGAAGCTCTGCCAGCTGCGTCAGATATCGCCGGCTGCCCAAACGATGAGCGCTGAACCGGAGTTGGTTTCCCTGGCCATCAATGATCTCAACAAAGATCATGGCGACTATGAAATTGTACGACGTGTCATGCTCAATCGAGCTGGTGCAACAACGGGTCTGGTTAGCAGCGCCGGTGGTGGAACCAACAATTCCAGTGCCGCCAGTTCACCGGGCTCCAATTCATCGGACAACATTCTCCACTCGCTGCAATCGCTGGCCACCACCTGCTTACGAGGTGGACCTGCCTTGGCACCGCCACCACTTGAGTCTAGACCTCTGAATCTTGCCTTTCACTGGTCGAGTTTGGGGGGAGCTGGTGGCCGAGGAGTGGGAGGATTAGGAGGATtaggaggagcagcagcaagcacTAGCaacacaccaacaccaacaacaacggcaactgccactgccagcAGCGGAGCAAGTAGCTCCGCATCGCGGCCCAAACACGGGCCGCACTGTGATCAGTTCCTCAGGAAGATGGGTCTGGCCAAGGGCGAGATGCCATCCGAGGCTGAGGAGCACATCTGTGATATGTCCTACGTGAATATGACC TGCAACCGTTGGCGGGCGTATTGCATGAAAATGGAGGCCATCCTGGCCAGACGCGAGCCCGTTTGCATCGAGGTTTACCTGGGTCCCGTGAGCCAAAAGCTCCTGCTGGAGCAGTGGATCATAAGCGGCAAGGAGAA AGTTCCACCACCCACGATGACGTTGACTTCGCTGTGCAGCGCCATTCGGAGTCAGTTGTACTTCTCCCAGATAGTGGCCTGGTGTGATCTGCTCCGCAAGTGTGATCCATCGGTGTACGACAGTGGCCGCGTTATCTTTTCCAACTGCGGCAACAATGCTGGAGATTTGGCGACCAGCTACACAACATGCGGTGGCCAGAAGAGACCACGTCTTAACATCTTCTACAGGATCAAGCAGCACAACACCAATAGCAGCACCAATAGTGGGCTGCATCAGGAGGATGGCTTCAGTGCCAAGGCCAATGTGCACAATTTTCCCAACGTCAATGTTTCGGAGAGCTACAGCATCTCTGTAAGCGTGCGCAGTTTGCCAAGGATTAATGGTGGCCTGCCGCATGTGGAGCCATTGCCTCCTAGTCCAGCTCCACGGAGTTTGAGGCCGTGCGGAGGAGATCCGGCTAGTACGCCCACTGGAGGCGGTGGActtcatgctgccacgccgACTGGCCTGGGTGCCAGGACTAGTGCTCTCACCccaacgacaacgacaacggcTGGCGGCTCCAACTGTGATAATGTAAAACCAGGAATGGGACAGGTATTGGACGAACTCGATGGGGACTCGAGTTTCAGCCATCGGGAGAGGCAGCTGCAGAAGTATCGCAAGCGAATGCAGCGAAGGGACAAGAAGAGGGAGAGAAAAGCAACACCCGAGCGGGAAAGTAATCGACAACAATCGGAGGAACCGATGGAAGAGGGCGAGGAGTCACAGACGCCGTCCCAGACGCCGTCAGAAACGCAATCCCTAGCCTTGACATTGCAGCAACCAAGGCGCATCGCCATGATCTCCACGGGCACGCAAACTTCTTTAAGTAGTTGTCAGCAATGTGGCAGTGAGAAGACTCTCCTCTGTCTCAGCTGTACGGGTGGAGCACATGGTGGTGGGTCTAACGGAGCAGCAAATGGATCAGCTAATATATCGACAAATGGAGTGTCAGATGATGGAGATGATAGCGACACCACAGCATCCGAAATGGAGGAGACCTCCACTTGCAGCCTAAGTAGCGCTGATCTCATTGTGGGCACACCCCGCAACAACGCGGAGCTCTTACTTCAGGCCATCCAACGCACGCCAAAGAACCGAAATCGGAAGCCCCATCCAGGGGCTTCGAATCACGATGCTCCACTAGGAACCTCCTGTCGTAACGCCGATCTCAATGGGGGGCAGAACAACAATATTCTGAAGGCCACACCCGCCGCCAGTGGCTGCCAAGTTTGCAAGCGCCAGAAGACCCAGCACAACTTTGCAAATGGCAAGGTCCACCAACCCACCAATGGGAAGCAGGCGAGCAATGGCTTTGCCAGCATGCATAAGGAGGCGGAGAAGCCACATGATGTTCAG ATTCTCTCCACCAAGCTGACGCCCAACATCGAACGCTGCTCCCTTAATCCTGTAGAGCGCTGCAAGACTCCACCGCCGGGTGTAGCCGACCACATAGTGGTGCAGTTCAAGACGCCGCTGAGCCAAGTGCCAGCCAAGCATCAACCGGATGCGATGGTGccgttgcagcagcaacagctggGCAAATCCTCACCGAAGCCAGCTCAACTCAGGTTGAATTGTGGTTCTAATTTGTTGGAGAGTGAGACTCCGCCACCTATTACATCGCCACAGATGCGAAAGGTACTGCCCAAGGTGAACCTTACAACGATCTTCTGCAGTTCGGCGCCCATCGCCATCGGCTGTCCCGCCTTCAGTTTTGATCCAGCTGCCTTGAGTCATGCCCATTCGCAGTTGCTAGCTCCGGATGTCAGCGTTACGCCGCCAGTGCAGAAATCCTTCTCTGCTCCCACATTGCCACATGCAGCTTCTCTGTCCGTGTCGCCTAGATTCTCCAAACAAGCGTTGGCCGCCCACAAGCGGCGCTCCCGCCATTTGAGCGATCGTAGCGATCGAAGTTCCCTTGGATCCGATGAGCAGTTGTCCGATGAGGATCTCGAATCCGGCCTATGCAGTCCAGCCGGTGGATCTCCGTTGAAATGTCGCGCCAGAATGGCGGCTCATTTTGCAGGACGTCCTCTGCTGGGTAATCTGGAGGAATCTCTGCTACAGAGAAGGCTCATGCCCAAGATCGAGGTGATGGGCTTTAAGCTGCAGCTGGGAGCCTCCGGCGGATTCTGTCCCACCCAGCTGACCATCCCAGCCGTCTCTTACTTCTACGAACTGCATGGCGAGACGCTCAGCACGCCCTATTTG TGCGAGATTCGTCTGCCGCGCAAGGGATATTCGGTTCCCAGGTCGGGCACGGTTCAGGCCACGCTACTAAATCCCATGGGCACGGTGGTACGGATGTTTGTGATACCCTACGACATGCGGGACATGCCACCGCTGCACCGCACCTTCATTCGGCAGCGCATTCTGGCCGAGGAGCTCAGCCAGGAGCAGGATGAGGGGCACAAAATGCCACGGAGTCCCACAGTCACTAGCACCACCAGCAAGCTGGGACACTTCATCAGCGCCGAGCAAATGAAGCGGCTGCGCTACTCCATACACCTCAG GTTCCAGACATCGCGCTCCGGACGATTGTGCCTGCATACGGACATCCGACTGCTGATCTCACGCCGCACTGATTGCGATACGGCGGCCGCACACGCGAAGGGCGTTTTGGAGGCACCCAATGAGCTGGTCACGGACACAATGATGCCAGCTGAGCCGCGCTACAGTGCGCGACAGGAGAGCGCCGGCAGGATTTAG